One Panulirus ornatus isolate Po-2019 chromosome 1, ASM3632096v1, whole genome shotgun sequence genomic region harbors:
- the LOC139750165 gene encoding uncharacterized protein, with translation MIKFVILMLSSSSIDRVDAKVVWHVMSFPFISLEQITPWLTQLSQSQGGEKGPQPDPFMHLQAQVGPVGPRGSPGAPGPSGPQGFQGMRGEPGDPGPSGSSGPPGPRGMPGIPGKDGENGDDGAAGPPGAVGPPGPRGLPGMPGLPGVKGHRGFPGLDGSKGEQGTLGDKGASGPSGPPGPIGPMGSAGPRGERGREGPPGPPGLRGIDGIAGPPGPPGPPGKSGPPGFPGSAGAKGDQGVQGPKGSQGLQGPRGEAGKPGSPGETGSQGAPGKDGLSGEKGAPGSQGDSGPPGFPGARGPPGLPGSPGMPGIKGERGLAGVRGFKGEFGMKGEGGTPGPRGLPGAPGSPGKRGKRGMRGPPGGTGPQGERGPTGGRGLPGADGPPGPKGQSGDPGPPGSAGQKGREGNPGPPGLPGRQGLRGPTGLSGPSGKTGRPGDRGQPGADGKIGDQGPQGIQGLPGPMGPPGPIGPLGEPGKDGNPGETGPTGPRGDPGKDGSQGPQGSPGPQGSSGERGPPGPPGARGFQGLPGAPGISGSNGKDGEAGLQGPRGLPGASGLRGQRGFPGERGAQGPPGETGKRGESGLPGPDGPPGPSGPPGQKGHSGPSGLVGLPGGRGPPGLPGEKGERGSLGLVGPEGPPGRQGDQGPQGIMGPLGPPGEPAEKGDPGPPGPPGEPGANGMLGERGPQGEQGLQGFPGPIGAPGMSGPKGQRGLPGQKGSQGNTGPAGLPGESGAPGLVGLTGAKGQRGEIGQRGEPGLMGPPGRSGSPGTPGTQGDQGPPGRGGSPGIKGTAGDTGRPGLPGPAGQSGAPGPEGPKGESGPEGRPGPLGQPGPVGSAGERGLPGLPGPPGPPGLRGKTGTTGEPGMEGKRGDEGPVGPPGLPGPIGPIGPTGDTGSPGSDGKPGPPGISGRTGDKGPQGPPGSQGSPGPTGLPGPPGPSGPIGPTGERGDRGEVGPQGVEGPSGPRGKPGAPGSQGEKGDTGAQGPKGAKGHRGLIGLQGLPGAQGPPGDKGVPGVAGPTGPAGEPGPKGPPGRDGGIGPQGIMGPPGPRGPSGEEGPRGSPGSPGPAGPPGPPGETMGYDHNALLAILGQGQTKGPDPLQSDDSDLPARLFGKEVSDDERRELIAKAYEQLKTSFKKFLKPEGTKDSPAKTCRDLAHTHPELPSGEYWMDPNEGDSKDAIVVHCDMEKKATCVLPQPATTEEFNWRGQTRGLTWLGDDIQPGFEFRYKADGNQLQFLQLLSSEASQELTYHCKNSIAVYDASRRSLRSAMQIMTSSDTELKARGNKKLRYRIIHDGCKRKQSTWASTKVSYRTDRPQRLPFTDVGLRDVGGEDQAFKIEVGPVCFS, from the exons ATGATCAAGTTTGTTATCCTCATGTTATCGTCATCTTCAATCGACCGTGTCGATGCTAAAGTGGTGTGGCATGTTATGAGTTTTCCTTTTATCTCCCTGGAACAGATCACGCCCTGGTTGACCCAGTTATCTCAGTCCCAGGGAGGCGAGAAAGGACCCCAGCCCGACCCATTCATGCACCTTCAGGCACAAGTTGGTCCCGTTGGCCCCAGAGGTTCTCCAG gtGCCCCAGGTCCCTCCGGCCCACAGGGTTTCCAGGGTATGCGAGGCGAGCCAGGAGACCCAGGCCCAAGCGGTTCCTCAGGACCTCCTGGACCACGAGGAATGCCCGGTATCCCTGGGAAGGAT GGTGAGAATGGTGACGACGGTGCTGCTGGTCCTCCCGGAGCAGTTGGTCCTCCCGGCCCCCGTGGCCTGCCCGGCATGCCCGGTCTGCCAGGAGTAAAGGGTCACCGTGGCTTCCCCGGTCTGGACGGCTCCAAGGGAGAACAGGGAACACTAGGAGACAAGGGAGCCTCCGGTCCCTCCGGTCCTCCTGGTCCCATCGGCCCCATG GGGTCTGCTGGTCCTCGAGGTGAGCGAGGTAGAGAAGGCCCTCCCGGTCCTCCTGGTCTGAGAGGTATCGACGGCATCGCTGGTCCTCCCGGTCCCCCCGGTCCTCCTGGAAAGTCTGGTCCACCTGGATTCCCCGGTAGTGCTGGAGCTAAGGGAGACCAAGGTGTACAAGGGCCTAAGGGTTCGCAAGGTCTTCAGGGCCCCCGTG GTGAGGCTGGTAAGCCTGGGTCACCAGGTGAAACAGGCTCCCAGGGAGCCCCCGGTAAAGACGGTCTGTCTGGAGAGAAGGGCGCCCCTGGTTCCCAGGGAGACTCCGGTCCCCCAGGGTTCCCAGGTGCCCGAGGTCCCCCCGGACTACCTGGCAGCCCAGGAATGCCTGGCATCAAGGGTGAGAGG GGTCTGGCTGGCGTGCGAGGCTTCAAGGGAGAGTTCGGTATGAAGGGAGAGGGTGGTACCCCCGGCCCCCGTGGGTTGCCTGGTGCCCCCGGCTCCCCTGGCAAGCGTGGTAAGAGAGGGATGCGAGGTCCTCCCGGAGGAACTGGACCCCAGGGTGAACGTGGACCCACAGGAGGCCGTGGTCTCCCAGGTGCCGACGGACCCCCAGGCCCCAAAG GTCAGAGTGGTGACCCTGGTCCGCCAGGATCTGCTGGCCAGAAGGGCCGTGAGGGCAACCCCGGTCCACCTGGCTTACCCGGTCGACAGGGACTGCGAGGACCCACCGGTCTCTCTGGCCCCTCCGGCAAAACAGGTAGACCCGGAGATCGAGGTCAACCTGGTGCTGATGGCAAAATTGGTGACCAAGGACCTCAGGGTATCCAGGGTCTTCCTGGACCCATGGGACCTCCTGGACCAATTGGACCACTC GGTGAACCCGGCAAGGACGGCAACCCTGGTGAAACCGGCCCCACAGGCCCCCGGGGAGACCCAGGAAAGGATGGTAGCCAGGGTCCCCAGGGTTCTCCTGGTCCACAAGGATCATCCGGTGAGCGAGGTCCTCCGGGACCTCCTGGTGCTCGAGGTTTCCAGGGTCTACCCGGAGCTCCTGGTATCTCTGGATCGAACGGCAAGGACGGAGAGGCTGGTCTTCAGGGTCCCCGAGGTCTCCCCGGTGCTTCAGGCTTGCGCGGTCAGCGAGGCTTCCCAGGAGAGCGTGGAGCGCAAGGTCCCCCGGGAGAGACAGGCAAACGTGGAGAGTCTGGTCTGCCCGGTCCCGACGGCCCACCCGGTCCCTCTGGACCTCCAGGACAAAAGGGTCACTCTGGCCCCTCTGGTCTCGTC GGTCTGCCTGGAGGACGTGGTCCACCCGGCCTGCCAGGAGAGAAGGGTGAACGAGGTTCCCTTGGTCTTGTCGGACCCGAGGGCCCACCAGGTCGCCAGGGTGACCAGGGCCCTCAAGGTATAATGGGACCCCTAGGACCTCCAGGAGAACCTGCAGAGAAGGGCGACCCAGGTCCACCAGGTCCTCCCGGTGAGCCTGGTGCCAACGGTATGCTGGGAGAGAGAGGCCCTCAAGGCGAACAAGGTCTTCAAGGATTCCCCGGTCCAATTGGAGCTCCAGGGATGTCAGGACCTAAAGGACAACGTGGTCTTCCTGGTCAGAAGGGCAGTCAGGGTAACACCGGCCCTGCAGGACTTCCCGGAGAATCTGGAGCCCCAGGTTTGGTAGGACTCACTGGTGCAAAGGGACAGCGAGGTGAAATTGGTCAACGAGGAGAACCCGGTCTTATGGGTCCCCCAGGACGATCTGGCTCCCCAGGAACACCT GGCACACAAGGTGACCAAGGACCTCCGGGTCGTGGTGGAAGCCCTGGAATCAAGGGAACCGCTGGTGACACTGGCCGGCCCGGTCTACCCGGACCAGCCGGTCAGTCCGGCGCTCCTGGACCAGAGGGTCCCAAGGGTGAGTCTGGTCCCGAGGGTCGTCCCGGCCCATTGGGTCAGCCAGGTCCTGTTGGTTCAGCTGGAGAGCGTGGGTTGCCTGGTCTGCCCGGCCCACCTGGACCTCCTGGTCTCCGAGGAAAGACTGGCACTACT GGAGAACCCGGTATGGAAGGCAAACGTGGTGACGAAGGTCCCGTCGGTCCTCCTGGCTTACCTGGTCCCATTGGTCCCATCGGCCCCACTGGCGACACTGGATCTCCCGGCTCGGACGGTAAACCCGGTCCTCCTGGTATTTCTGGTCGTACTGGAGACAAGGGCCCACAAGGTCCCCCTGGTTCTCAGGGCAGCCCTGGACCCACCGGTCTACCT GGACCCCCTGGTCCTTCCGGACCCATTGGACCCACTGGAGAGCGTGGAGATCGTGGAGAGGTTGGTCCACAGGGTGTGGAGGGCCCCTCTGGTCCTCGCGGCAAACCCGGAGCGCCAgggtcacagggagagaaaggAGACACAGGAGCACAAGGTCCCAAAGGTGCCAAGGGACACCGTGGTCTCATTGGTCTTCAAGGTCTTCCCGGAGCTCAGGGTCCTCCTGGTGACAAAGGTGTACCTGGCGTTGCTGGCCCCACAGGCCCGGCTGGTGAGCCCGGCCCCAAGGGTCCTCCTGGTCGTGACGGAGGCATTGGTCCTCAGGGTATCATGGGTCCACCTGGTCCGCGTGGTCCTAGTGGTGAAGAAGGTCCTCGTGGTTCTCCCGGTTCACCCGGTCCTGCCGGACCTCCTGGTCCACCTGGTGAGACTATGGGTTACGATCACAATGCTCTGCTGGCCATTCTTGGACAGGGACAGACCAAGGGCCCAGATCCCCTTCAGAGCGACGACTCCGACCTTCCGGCGCGTCTCTTCGGCAAAGAAGTCTCCGACGATGAACGTCGCGAACTTATTGCAAAGGCCTATGAACAGCTCAAGACATCGTTCAAGAAGTTCCTCAAACCAGAAGGCACGAAAGATTCCCCAGCCAAGACTTGTCGCGACctggcacacacccacccagagcTACCCAGTG GCGAGTACTGGATGGATCCCAACGAGGGCGATAGCAAAGACGCCATCGTGGTGCACTGTGACATGGAGAAGAAGGCGACCTGTGTGCTGCCTCAGCCTGCCACTACCGAGGAGTTCAACTGGCGCGGCCAGACTCGAGGCTTGACCTGGCTCGGGGACGACATTCAGCCAGGCTTCGAG TTCAGGTATAAGGCCGACGGCAACCAACTGCAGTTCCTACAGCTGCTGTCTTCAGAAGCGTCGCAGGAGCTGACATACCACTGCAAGAACTCCATCGCCGTGTACGACGCCAGCAGGAGGAGCCTGCGCAGCGCCATGCAGATCATGACCTCCTCAGACACAGAGCTTAAAGCCAGAGGAAATAAGAAGTTGAGATACAGAATTATACACGATGGGTGTAAG AGGAAGCAGTCCACGTGGGCGTCAACGAAGGTGTCCTACCGCACAGACAGGCCTCAGAGATTACCATTCACCGACGTGGGATTGAGGGATGTCGGCGGAGAGGACCAGGCCTTCAAGATCGAGGTCGGACCAGTGTGTTTCTCGTAG